The following are encoded together in the Strongyloides ratti genome assembly S_ratti_ED321, chromosome : 2 genome:
- a CDS encoding Microfibrillar-associated protein 1 has product MNSLNKTVASRISKITTNVAAVPYKNEKGQVVMKKVKVQRYVAGKAPACSDSESDDSIEIINKDDFDKIVNKNSKNANKMETTAKRDSKVHDQSESESSEDEEEIERRRMRIKSKHQKDETDELESINCKDELELDDDEDNVIRRRTLLKSQKLKDDNDEINNDNESEDESVEEESSEEESEEEEDDLPRLKPVFVPRKDRVTLLEIQKEKEAEMEAEMEEEKRKEARKQQSVSLLEMTLKAEKEAEEVKKLADALDLTEIVTDDDDDEIAYELWKIREINRLKRDREEREMYAREQEEIEKLRNMTEEERDKYFEMNPKIITNKQAKGKLKFLQKYFHRGAFFLDKNDEILSRDFTETTLDDNFDKTVLPKVMQVKNFGKSSRTKWTHLTAEDTTDHQGAWAAKTNFNQKFTEKHAAGMKNIFVKPTSLKRKHE; this is encoded by the exons ATGAATTCATTAAACAAAACAGTTGCTTCTagaatatcaaaaataactACAAATGTTGCTGCTGTTCCTTATAAGAATGAGAAGGGACAAGTTGTTATGAAAAAAGTTAAAGTTCAAAGATATGTAGCAGGAAAAGCCCCAGCATGTAGTGACAGTGAATCAGATGATAGTattgaaattataaataaagatgattttgacaaaattgttaataaaaattctaaaaatgcTAATAAAATGGAAACTACAGCAAAACGTGATAGTAAAGTTCACGATCAGTCAGAATCTGAATCATCTGAGGATGAAGAAGAGATTGAAAGGAGGAGAATGAGGATAAAATCAAAACATCAAAAAGATGAAACAGATGAATTGGAAAGTATAAATTGTAAGGATGAACTTGAATTAGATGATGATGAAGATAATGTTATAAGACGAAGGACGTTATTAAAGTCCCAGAAATTGAAAGATGATAACGATGAAATcaataatgataatgaatCAGAAGATGAAAGTGTTGAGGAGGAGAGTAGTGAAGAAGAATCAGAAGAGGAAGAAGATGATTTACCGCGTTTGAAGCCTGTCTTTGTACCAAGAAAAGATCGTGTCACATTACTAGAAATTCAGAAGGAGAAAGAAGCTGAGATGGAAGCAGAAATGGAAGAAGAAAAACGAAAAGAGGCACGGAAACAGCAAAGTGTTTCATTACTTGAGATGACATTGAAAGCAGAAAAAGAAGCTGAAGAAGTAAAGAAATTGGCTGATGCATTAGATCTCACAGAGATAGTTACAGacgatgatgatgatgaaatTGCCTATGAATTGTGGAAAATACGAGAAATTAATCGTCTAAAAAGAGATCGAGAGGAGCGAGAAAT gtATGCACGTGAGCAGgaagaaattgaaaaattacgTAACATGACAGAAGAGGAAcgtgataaatattttgagatgaatccaaaaattattacaaataaacaGGCAAAAGGAaaacttaaatttttacaaaagtACTTCCATAGAGGTGCATTTTTCTTGgataaaaatgatgaaatTCTTAGTAGAGATTTTACTGAAACAACTTTAGatgataattttgataaaactgTTCTCCCTAAAGTAATgcaagttaaaaattttggtaAATCTTCTAGAACTAAATGGACACATTTGACGGCTGAAGATACTACAGATCACCAGGGTGCATGGGCAGCAAAGacaaattttaatcaaaagTTTACAGAAAAACATGCCGCTGGTATgaagaatatttttgtaaaaccTACTAGTTTAAAAAGAAAGcatgaataa
- a CDS encoding Structural maintenance of chromosomes protein 4, whose protein sequence is MSKRRKFDSISIQNMPESESNRDIADSSDFIEFDDDKENRNLDSIYNPNDKFIPCQEENNLTSQNLVSFDEYSALLDIKLDPKYDDEPSYSTTNEDRLIIDYIELENFKSYHGVNKMGPFGKNFSCIVGPNGSGKSNIFDCMLFVFDYNVKKFRTKKLSDLIHRSSNESCKFARVSIYFKRVGRVNEQLFDIEGSSFCVTRKITEDNKSSFYFNDRKISRNDLKAILKNHGLGLDHDRFLILQGEVESISLLKPKAEKEDEDCMLSLMDDIIGTSRYKLPLEKVNNGILELQSKVAIVNAKLRESEKFRNLLEENAKDNIEQNRIRNESKCEKQYDETNEKLCESKNMINMKNEEIFELENSLKLIEDERAEAKTEYKKCLKKDEEIKSSIVSNNMKLDEVRGKHSRLEEQLQSKERKNEILHQEIKKLETAPQEILKEKELNEKELNDVLKLEKDLSIKKENAEKIFEEERLRYASEYDLKQDAVIKLQNKIGGYRNEKEKLDFKLNQLASGKNAIAKEIENLENFIKDLNLSNKSSLEKKTTLLENINVAENELLNLKNSSKRYQADIKEHETMLANESEKFEAFKQKHNSFIDNENVLPLSETYKFLIGLNYAGFKGRLGDLASIDKKYDIALSTLGGRSLDMFVVETIKDGQYLMEQLRINRKGRAAFMCIEEVNKKCGDCSRKTANFEGAIRAFDLLENVPPEIRSCFYFVFRESLVVESLDSINYLKAKYGERIPKTVTLNGCIFETTGKITGGGKPISGLIGKKNFTHSKVDENLKLNIKEEFNKLSQKIGVLKMRNSQLLEEKHKIDMEIRKKVSFIEGLKKEIYFINESVKNGNQCLSVKQNNLNELKKELDNVTVDEDAYNKIVKEINLLEDKIVNAEKVLEEKMKEFMLVKNNVDILYTNLVEEHANNLSNCLTRKEQCQNSINQLQKKFNFSSKQYKVKISQQEVNENEIQELASKINHLQEKEEELLHLIDNLTKEKEENGNLLKTLNEKLSGQSDISRIKYQLIDLKNEVDQHQSLICTYNDKLKELKNKKTAYSEKIKNLKYIFYNNINLLPNELTEFRNDDLYYTKRVDESEKEFIKFLENSKNNKSIPMIEVPLKKFSDEEFEQILSKEEEIEEKLKIFESAYLNETSDDAVSKYLEKHEIYLGNLKNFNKISKIYEKLKEKSDNWRFERIKDFNKGFSRISKFVKEVYQSITFGGDADLEACDKFDPYNFGILYKVRPPGKSWKKMTNLSGGEKTLASLALVFALHEYNPTPLYIMDEIDAALDFRNVAIIGQYIKQRTLNAQFIVISLRKEMYELADKCVEIWKLNDKTRSACSDMVEIYEANKNCIDLNEINSNSTLKGNLQTLYELLDNA, encoded by the exons ATGTCTAAACGTAGGAAGTTTGATTCAATTTCTATTCAAAATATG CCTGAATCAGAAAGTAATCGAGATATAGCTGATTCCAGTGATTTTATAGAATTTGATGACGATAAAGAAAATCGTAATTTAGATTCAATATATAATccaaatgataaatttattccTTGTCAAGAAGAAAACAATTTAACATCTCAAAACTTAGTTTCATTTGATGAATATTCAGCTTTACttgatataaaattagaTCCTAAATATGATGATGAACCAAGTTATTCAACAACCAATGAAGACAGGTTAATTATAGATTACATTGAACTTGAGaattttaaatcatatcATGGTGTTAATAAGATGGGTCCATTTGGAAAA AATTTTTCATGTATTGTTGGACCAAATGGTAGTGGTAAgagtaatatttttgattgtaTGTTATTTGTTTTTGACTACAATGTCAAGAAATTCCgtacaaaaaaattgtcaGATCTTATACACAGATCTTCAAATGAATCATGTAAATTTGCTAGAgtttctatttattttaaaagagtTGGTAGAGTAAATGAacaattatttgatattgaGGGATCTTCATTTTGTGTTACAAGGAAAATTACTGAAGACAATAAAAGTTCTTTTTACTTTAATGATAGAAAAATTAGTAGAAATGATTTGAAagcaatattaaaaaatcacGGTCTTGGGTTGGATCATGATAGATTTTTGATTTTACAAGGAGAAGTAGAAAGTATATCACTTTTAAAACCTAAAGCAGAAAAGGAAGACGAAGATTGTATGTTAAGTTTAATGGATGATATTATTGGAACAAGTAGATACAAATTACCTTtagaaaaagttaataacGGTATTTTGGAATTGCAATCAAAAGTTGCTATTGTAAATGCTAAGTTGAGAGAATCTGAGAAATTTAGGAATTTGTTGGAGGAAAATGCTAAAGATAATATTGAGCAAAATCGAATAAGAAATG aatcAAAATGTGAAAAACAATATGATGAAACTAATGAAAAGTTATGtgaaagtaaaaatatgattaatatgaaaaatgaagaaatttttgaattagAAAACAGTTTAAAACTTATTGAAGATGAACGAGCGGAAGCTAAAACTGAATACaagaaatgtttaaaaaaggATGAAGAAATTAAATCTTCTATTGTTTCAAATAATATGAAATTAGATGAAGTCAGAGGAAAACACTCAAGATTAGAAGAACAACTTCAATCTAAAGAACGGAAGAATGAAATCCTACAccaagaaataaaaaaattagaaactGCACCTCAAGAAATTTTAAaggaaaaagaattaaatgaaaaagaattaaacgatgttttaaaacttgaaaaagatttaagtattaaaaaagaaaatgccGAAAAAATCTTTGAAGAAGAAAGATTGCGATACGCTTCAGAGTATGATTTGAAACAAGACGCTGTAATTAAGTTACAGAATAAAATTGGTGGTTACAGAAAcgaaaaagaaaaacttgATTTTAAGTTGAATCAACTTGCTAGTGGAAAGAATGCCATCGCGAAAGAGATTGAAAatcttgaaaattttataaaagactTGAATTTGTCAAATAAATCTAGTTTAGAAAAGAAAACAACATTATTAGAAAACATAAATGTAGctgaaaatgaattattaaatctaaaaaataG ttctAAAAGGTACCAAGCTGATATAAAAGAGCATGAGACAATGCTTGCAAATGAATCAGAGAAGTTTGAAGCGTTTAAACAAAAACACAATTCATTTATTGACAATGAAAATGTTTTACCTTTATCGGAAACTTACAAATTTCTTATCGGTCTAAATTATGCTGGTTTTAAGGGACGTTTAGGGGATTTAGCATCAATAGACAAGAAGTATGATATTGCATTATCAACATTAGGTGGGAGATCATTAGATATGTTTGTTGTTGAAACTATAAAGGATGGTCAATATTTAATGGAACAGTTAAGAATTAATAGGAAGGGGAGAGCTGCATTTATGTGCATTGAAGAAGTAAACAAGAAGTGTGGAGATTGTTCCAGAAAGACCGCTAATTTTGAAGGTGCAATAAGAGCATTTGACTTACTGGAAAATGTTCCTCCTGAAATAAGATcatgtttttattttgtgTTTAGAGAATCATTAGTGGTTGAAAGTTTGGAtagtattaattatttaaaggcAAAGTATGGTGAGCGTATTCCAAAAACCGTAACATTAAATGGTTGTATTTTTGAAACCACAGGAAAAATTACAGGTGGTGGTAAACCAATTTCTGGTttaattggaaaaaaaaattttacccACTCCAAAGTAGATgagaatttaaaattaaatataaaagaagaatttaataaattaagtCAGAAGATTGGAGTTTTAAAAATGCGGAACTCTCAACTTTTAGAAGAGAAACACAAGATTGACATGGAGattagaaaaaaagtttcattCATTGAGGgattgaaaaaagaaatttattttattaacgAAAGTGTAAAAAATGGAAATCAATGTTTAAGtgtaaaacaaaataatttaaatgaattaaaaaaagagttAGATAATGTCACGGTTGATGAAGATGCGTACAACAAAATAGTTAAAGAGATTAATCTTTTAGAAGATAAGATTGTGAATGCAGAGAAAGTTCTTGAagaaaaaatgaaagaaTTTATGTTAGTAAAAAACAATGTAGATATTCTTTATACAAATCTTGTTGAGGAGCATGCTAATAATTTAAGTAATTGTCTTACTAGAAAAGAACAATGTCAGAATTCAATTAATCAACtacaaaaaaagtttaatttttcatcaaaacaatataaagttaaaataagtCAACAAGAAGTcaatgaaaatgaaatacAAGAATTGGCATCTAAAATTAACCATCTTCAAGAAAAAGAGGAAGAACTTTTGCATCTCATTGATAATCTAACCAAAGAGAAAGAAGAGAAtggtaatttattaaaaacctTGAATGAAAAACTTAGTGGTCAATCTGATATTTCtagaataaaatatcaattaattgatttaaaaaatgaggTTGACCAACATCAATCACTCATATGTacatataatgataaattaaaagaacttaaaaataaaaaaacagcATATTCTGAGAAGATTAAaaatctaaaatatatattctataataatataaatttacttcCTAATGAATTAACTGAATTTCGTAACGATGATTTATACTACACAAAACGTGTTGATGAATCTGAAAAAgagtttataaaatttttagaaaatagcaaaaataataaatcaatACCAATGATTGAAGTAccattgaaaaaatttagtgATGAAGAATTTGAACAAATTTTGTCAAAAGAAGAGGaaatagaagaaaaattaaaaatttttgagtCAGCATATCTTAATGAAACTAGTGATGATGCAGtgtcaaaatatttagaaaagcATGAAATTTATTTGGGAAATCTTAAGAActtcaataaaattagtaaaatatatgaaaaacttaaagaaaaaagtgATAATTGGCGTTTTGAAagaataaaagattttaataaGGGTTTTAGTAGAATTTCAAAATTTGTCAAAGAGGTTTATCAAAGTATAACATTTGGTGGTGATGCTGATTTGGAGGCATGTGACAAATTTGATCCATACAACTTTGGTATTCTTTATAAAGTTAGGCCACCAGGAAAATCTTGGAAAAAAATGACAAATCTATCAGGTGGTGAGAAAACTCTTGCTTCACTTGCATTAGTATTTGCCTTACATGAATATAACCCTACACCTTTATATATAATGGATGAAATTGATGCAGCATTAGACTTTAGAAATGTTGCAATAATTGGAcaatatattaaacaaaGAACTTTAAATGCACAATTTATAGTTATATCATTACGTAAAGAAATGTATGAATTGGCAGATAAATGTGTTGAAATTTGGAAACTCAATGATAAGACGAGATCAGCGTGTTCTGATATGGTTGAAATATATGAagctaataaaaattgtattgaCTTAAATGAAATCAATTCAAATTCTACTTTAAAGGGCAATCTACAAACTCTTTATGAACTATTAGATAATGCttaa
- a CDS encoding Ribonuclease Zc3h12a-like domain-containing protein, whose translation MNNTSGMLKELYNKQVQKKLQRIVQNEYIFKPPCAEALPRIVVLDGCNIARGSCGPQREYFNCAGLLAAIRYFLIRNIDVMIFMPVIYLNNDNPFIADSHLLLELKKFDIITFTPARASHRGRPAFLNYDDLYVLHAAKRFGGVIVSNDRYSDILKRHQYQQYHHIITHQRLDIQFIPVGKSIVKFGKDIFYKCLPNIEFSTTLQDSSSIISQKSLFCMPFNDDYEKVAFRGRHWSKSRRLEIIRAIDTLLHNLESKCCIYDYTSHVATLSPLLNVQFANYFPTYDKTKKNKNVNTLHFSETLSNYSTLDKSTEDNYTLTPRELQVMAFKDSFERFSEQIKKKNPNNKLLTG comes from the exons atgaataataccTCTGGTATGTTAAAAGAGTTGTATAATAAACAGGTCCAAAAAAAGCTTCAGCGTATTGTtcaaaatgaatatatttttaaacctCCTTGTGCAGAAGCTTTACCAAGAATTGTGGTTTTAGATGGCTGCAATATTGCTCGTGGATCATGTGGACCACAAAGAGA atattttaattgtgCTGGTCTTCTTGCGGCTATCAGATATTTTTTGATCCGCAATATAGATGTTATGATTTTTATGCCGGTTATATacttaaataatgataatccTTTTATTGCCGATTCTCATTTGTTGTTagagttaaaaaaatttgacatTATTACCTTTACTCCTGCTCGTGCTTCTCATCGTGGACGACCggcatttttaaattatgatgATTTGTATGTTCTTCATGCTGCGAAACGTTTTGGAGGAGTTATCGTGTCAAATGATAGGTATTCAGATATCTTAAAGCGTCATCAATATCAACAATACCATCATATTATTACACATCAAAGATTGGATATTCAATTTATTCCTGTTGGTAAGAGTATTGTTAAATTTggaaaagatatattttataaatgtctACCTAATATTGAATTTTCAACAACTTTACAAGATTCTTCTTCAATAATTAGTCAAAAATCTCTTTTTTGTATGCCATTTAATGATGATTATGAAAAAGTTGCCTTTCGTGGAAGACATTGGTCAAAAAGTAGAAGATTAGAAATTATACGTGCAATTGATACTTTACTTCACAATTTAGAAAGCAAATGTTGTATTTATGATTACACAAGTCATGTTGCAACATTAAGCCCCCTGTTAAATGTTCAATTTGCAAACTATTTTCCAACATATGATAAGAccaaaaaaaacaaaaatgttaataCATTACATTTCAGTGAAACACTGAGTAATTACTCAACTTTAGATAAAAGTACAGAAGATAACTATACTCTCACACCACGTGAATTACAAGTTATGGCATTCAAAGATTCTTTTGAAAGATTTTCtgaacaaataaaaaaaaagaatccaaataacaaattattaactggttaa
- a CDS encoding Protein mago nashi: MENPNSDFYLRYYVGHKGKFGHEFLEFEFNGNGRLRYCNNSNYKNDTIIRKECGVNKIVLDELKRIIDDSEILKESDEHWPEASNIGTQELEILYNGEHISFQTSKIGAIQEVNECDDADGLRVFYYLTQDLKCLVLSIISLHFKIKPI, translated from the coding sequence ATGGAAAATCCTAATAGTGATTTTTATCTACGTTACTATGTTGGACATAAAGGAAAATTTGGTCATGAATTCTTAGAATTTGAATTTAATGGAAATGGTCGTTTACGTTATTGTAATAATTCtaactataaaaatgatactaTTATAAGAAAAGAATGTGGTGTCAATAAAATTGTCCTCGATGAACTTAAACGTATTATAGATGATTCTGAGATTCTTAAAGAATCAGATGAACATTGGCCAGAAGCAAGTAATATTGGAACTCAGGAACTTGAAATTCTTTATAATGGAGAACATATCTCTTTTCAAACTTCAAAAATTGGTGCCATTCAAGAGGTTAATGAATGTGATGATGCTGATGGTTTAAgagttttttattatttaacacAAGATTTGAAATGTTTagttttatcaataatttcacttcattttaaaattaaaccaatataa
- a CDS encoding Zinc finger, CCCH-type domain-containing protein: MVLEEEKKSLKVECENIDVEKKNVDVEEGELTDEEETPYERILKEVKDLKKKDLNIWNDIAKNYSVPYQNSCCKYSEKDIPEIDPYGEEVQYNCTDTNNLVFNDLTIDEIDLIFQRRAKLMENSYSPMEQFKRPRMCKYFRDGFCRDGEKCFFSHLLEDSNRKTRLCKFYEYTSCNQSSTCSYWHGEFPCYKFHILKNCMKDKFCKYSHEPLSPYAKEVLEEYEKERFGYKDIDKKKENIKLDTVNFDNPQMDIDFRIWIPKLELSVDQIKELIKDEKNQSGNFDNFNETLTEIDDSFNIRNIFNSMKVESHLMGKKDSLNWVSAIKHDLSFEKNKRSSSRGRFKNEYSKNSKRSYEDTFLEEPFKKPKSLPFNLQSSCDKRKSSKSYDRKKVNHYKNNRNNFGFNYQ; encoded by the exons atggtattggaagaagaaaaaaaaagtttaaaggTTGAGTGTGAGAACATTgatgttgaaaaaaaaaatgttgatgTTGAAGAGGGGGAATTGACGGATGAAGAAG AAACACCTTATGAAAGAATATTAAAGGAGGTAAAggatttaaaaaagaaagatttaaatatatgGAATGATATagcaaaaaattatagtgTTCCATATCAAAATAGTTGTTGTAAATATTCAGAAAAAGATATTCCAGAAATTGATCCATATGGTGAAGAGGTACAGTATAATTGTACtgatacaaataatttagttTTTAATGATTTGACAATTGACGAAAttgatttaatatttcaaagaAGAGCTAAATTAATGGAAAATTCTTATAGTCCAATGGAACAATTTAAAAGACCTAGAAtgtgtaaatattttagagaTGGATTTTGTAGAGATGgagaaaaatgttttttttctcaTTTATTAGAAGATTCAAATAGAAAAACAAgattatgtaaattttatgaatatacAAGTTGTAATCAAAGTAGCACATGTAGTTATTGGCATGGAGAATTTCCTTGCTACAAGTTTcatattcttaaaaattgtatGAAAGACAAATTTTGCAAGTATTCACATGAACCATTGTCACCTTATGCTAAAGAAGTTTTGGAAGAGtatgaaaaagaaagattTGGTTACAaagatattgataaaaaaaaagaaaatataaaacttgatactgttaattttgataatccTCAAATGGATATTGATTTTAGAATTTGGATTCCCAAATTAGAGTTATCTGTTGATCAAAttaaagaattaattaaagatgaaaaaaaCCAAAGTGgcaattttgataattttaatgaaacatTAACAGAAATAGATGACTCCTTTAAcattagaaatatatttaattcaaTGAAAGTAGAATCTCATTTAATGGGGAAAAAAGATTCTTTAAATTGGGTATCTGCCATAAAACATGATTtatcttttgaaaaaaataaaagaagttCATCTCGGGGAcgatttaaaaatgaatattcaaaaaattctaaaagaTCATATGAAGACACATTTTTAGAAGAACCTTTTAAGAAACCTAAATCTTTACCATTTAATCTACAATCATCTTGTGATAAGAGAAAATCTTCAAAGTCATATGATCGTAAAAAAGTAAATCACTACAAAAacaatagaaataattttggatttaattatcaataa